In the genome of Methylococcus sp. EFPC2, the window CGACCATGTCGGGGTCGAAATGCCGGCCACGGCCGTTCGCTACGATTTCGCGCGCCTGCTGAGGGGATAAGGCCGGTTTGTAGACTCGCTGCGATATCAGGGCGTCGAATACGTCGGCGAGCGCCATGATGCGCGCCGAAACCGGGATGGCATTGCCCGCCAAACCGTCCGGATAGCCGCTGCCGTCCCATTTTTCGTGATGCCAGCGCGTGATCTCCTTGGCGACGGTGAGAAACTCGAGGTTCATCTCGATGTCGCGTTCGGCCTGCTCAATGGCATCCGCTCCCAGTTGGGCGTGCGTTTTCATGATTTCCCACTCGGCCGGGGTTAGCGGGCCGGGCTTGAGCAGGATGTGGTCGGGTATGCCGACCTTCCCGATGTCGTGCAAGGGAGCCGAGCGCGTGAGCAAATCGATGTAGCGATCGTTGAGGGTGGCGGCGAAGCGGGGGTGCTCCCGCAGCCGGGTGGCCAGCCGTTGCACATAGCCCTGGGTGCGCAGGATGTGATTGCCGGTTTCCGGGTCACGGATCTCCGCCAGGCGGGCCAGCGCCCGGATGCTCACCAGTTGGACGACGTCGTTTTCGGCCATGCGGCGGACGATTTCGGCTTCGAGCGCGGCATTCTGGTCTTTCAGCCAGTCGCGTGCCTGCTTCGCTTCGAGCTGCGTGCGCACGCGGGCCAATACCAGGGCGGGTTTGATCGGCTTGCCGATATAATCGGCCGCGCCGATTTCGAGCCCGCGTTCCTCGTCTTCCGTGTCGGCCAGGGCGGTGAGAAAGATCACCGGGATATCCCGGGTGGCGGGGTTTTCGCGCAGGCGGAATAGGACTGAATAGCCGTCCATGTCCGGCATCATCACGTCCAGCAGGATCAGATCAGGCTTGGGCTGGCTGCGCGCCACGTTCAGGCAGCCTTTGCCCGAAGTTGCCGCAAGCACCCGGTAATATGGCCTCAGCAGTTCACTCAATACGTCGAGGTTCTCGGGCGCGTCGTCGACGATCAGTATGGTTATTTTCCTATTGACGTCCATGTTGTCCTCCGGACCGAGCGTGCCTGTATGAGTCTAGACCGCTTCCGACATTTTCGTACATCCAAGAAGGCGCTCCGGGTGCACTCAGATCGGACTGGTGCGATGTCTGCATTTGCACGAGGATGGCCCGGCTGCTACGCCGGTCCGACGCCTGCGCCATTGAATCCATCATGGCGTCCGTTTTATCCTGCGCCCGCGTTTCCCTGCCCGGAGATTTCCCCGCTTGAATTTTTTTGTCCATCTGCTCGCCGCCATGGTGTGTTTTTGTCTTTCCACGGGCGCCGTCGCCGAAACGACCGCCGAAGAGGCGCTTCAAGTGTTGGAGAATGAGTGGGCCGAGGCCTTCTACCGTCTCCCCGCTCGCCAGCAGACTGAAAAGTTCAACGCCTTGTTGCCGCGCATCCGCGAGTTCAAGGCGCGCTATCCCCAGCGTGCGGAGCCCTTGATACTGGAGGCCGTGGTGCTATGCACCCTGGCGGCTTCGGATTGGGGCTTCAGCTCGCTGAGCCGGATCAACGAGGCGCGCGCATTGCTGATTGCATCCATCGATTTCGATCCACGGGCCATGCACGCTACGGCCTATATCACGCTGGGCAATCTCTATCACCGTCTGCCCGGTTGGCCGATCTCATTCGGCGACGACAAGTTGGCCCTGCAATATCTGGAGGCGGCCCACCGGATGTTTCCCGATTCGCTGGACAGCAATTACTTCCTCGGCGATTTCTGGCTGCACGAGGACGAGTACGACAAGGCCCTGCCTTATCTGGAAAAGGCCGAGTTGGCGCCGGTTCGCGCCACGCAACGCCTGTCCGACGAGAAACTCAAGGAAGAACTGAAGGTCGCGCTGACCGCGGCGCGTCAGCGCAAGAGCCCGCACACCGACTTCTTCTCCGATCTGCTGCCGGATATCGACAACTAGCCTCCCAAACTGCCTCGCCCCGAGGCCTATGCCGCTTGGTTTCCACGGGCGAGAGGGGTAGAGTCGGAAGCGATCGGGCCCGGTTTCGGCCCGGCTGAACGCTTCGGATCGCAAAAGAGGAGTCCTTGCCATGGCCGAGCCGCTCACCATCGCCCTATCCGGCGACAAAACCCTCGCCCTGTTGCCGGCCCTGGCCAATCGCCACGGCTGCATCACCGGTGCCACCGGCACCGGAAAAACCGTCACCCTGCAGGTGTTGGCGGAGCGATTTTCTGCCATCGGAGTGCCGGTCTTCCTGGCCGATGTCAAAGGCGATCTGACCGGCATCAGCCAGGCCGGGAGCCTCACGCCCAAACTGAAGGAAAGGCTGGCCCAATTGGGCATGGACGAGCCGGTTTGGAAGGCCTGCCCCGTGACGTTGTGGGATGTATGGGGCGAACAAGGCCATCCGGTACGGGCCACCATCTCCGACCTGGGGCCGTTGCTGCTCTCGCGCCTGTTGAATCTCAACGAAACCCAGGAAGGGGTGCTGAGCCTGGCTTTCAAGATCGCCGACGACAACGGCCTGCTGCTGCTCGATTTGAAGGATTTGCGCGCGGTGCTGCAATTCCTCGGCGACAACGCGGCCCGCTTCAAGACCGAATACGGCAATATCTCGGCGGCTTCGGTGGGCGCCATACAGCGCGGCTTGCTGCAAATCGAGGAGCAGGGCGGGGACCGCTTTTTCGGCGAGCCCATGCTCAACATCGAAGACCTGATGCAGACCGATGGCCAAGGGCGGGGGGTGGTCAACATCCTGGCCGCCGACCAACTGATGAACAACCCCAGGCTGTACGCCAGTTTTCTGCTGTGGCTGCTGGCGGAGTTGTTCGAGAATCTGCCGGAAGTCGGCGACCGGGATAAACCCAAACTGGTTTTTTTCTTCGACGAGGCCCATCTCTTGTTCAACGAAGCGCCAGGCGCCTTACTGGAAAAGGTCGAACAAGTCGTCAGGCTGATCCGCTCCAAGGGGGTCGGCATTTATTTCGTCACCCAAAATCCTTTGGATATACCGGAGAAAATCCTGGGCCAGTTGGGCAACCGCATACAGCACGCCTTGCGTGCGTTCACGCCGCGCGACCAGAAAGCGGTGAAATCGGTTGCCGAAACCATGCGCGCCAATCCCGCGCTCGATGCGGAAAAAGCCATTATGGAGCTGGGTGTGGGCGAGGCGCTCGTCTCCCTGCTCGACGAAAAAGGCGTGCCCGGCATCACCGAGCGAGCCTACATCCGCCCGCCGGCCAGCCAGGTCGGCCCCATCACACCCGAGGATCGCAAGGCGCTGATCGCCTCGTCCCTGGTGGCCGGCGTGTACGAGCAGATCGTGGATCGCGAATCCGCGTTCGAAAAGCTCAAGGCCAGGGTGGAGGCAGCGGAACCAGCGGCCTACGAACACCCCAACCCGCCCCAGGCGCCCGTCGGCGGCGGGGGCCTGCTGGAAGGCTTAGGCGACGTGCTGCTCGGTTCGACCGGACCGCGCGGCGGACGGCGCGAAGGCGTGGTGGATAGCTTGCTGAAAACCGCCGCCCGCACGGCGGCGCGTGAGATTACCCGTGGCCTGTTCGGTTCGCTGCTGGGCGGCCGCCGCCGCTGAGCTTTTGTCAGCGCGGCTTGGGCCGGTTGATCAGGTAGTACACCAGCGGCACCACCAGCAGCGAGAATGCGGTGGAGGCGAAGATGCCGAAGATGAAGCTCCAGGCCAGGCCGGAGAAGATCGGGTCCAGGGTGATGACGAAGGAGCCGAACATCGCCGCGCCCGCGGTGAGGAAGATGGGCCGCAAGCGGGTCGCGCCGGCTTCGATCAAGGCCTCGATCAATTCCATGCCCTGTTCCCGCAACCGCTCGATGAAATCGATGAGGATGATGGAATTGCGCACCACGATACCGGCCAGAGCGATCATGCCTATCATGCCGGTGGCGGTGAACAGGATGGGATTGTCATAGCCGGATACCGGGCTGGTGAACAGGTTCAGCAGCCAGAAGCCGGGCATGATGCCTATGATGGTGAGAGGGATCGCCACCATGATGATGAGCGGCATCCCCAGCGAGCCGGTCTGAGCCACCAGCAGCACGTAAATCATCAACAGGGCCGCGCCGAAAGCCAGCCCCAGGTCGCGGAACACGTCCACGGTGATCTTCCATTCGCCCTCGCCGGCCAGGTCCACCGAGTAGCCTTCCGGCAGCGGCTTGGCTTCCTCTATGTCCCACCAGTCGAACACCGCTTCCACCGGGCTGCGGCCCACCATCTCGGCGGTCACATAATTCAGGCGCTTGAGGTTCTTGTGGTAGATGGTGCGGTCGACCTGTTCCTCGGCGATCTCGCCCAGTTCGCTCAAGGGGATCAGCGAGCCGTCCGCGCCCTTGACGCGCAAGGCCAGCAATCCGGCCATGCTCGATCGGTCGGCGCGGGTCAGGCGTACGGTGATTTCCAGAGGCTGGCGTTCGCTGGGGATATGCACGGTGCCCGCCGTCCCGCCGCTCAGGGCCAGTTGCAGGGTTTCGGCGACGTGATTCACGCTGACGCCCAGCAGCGCGGCCTTGGTCCGGTTGAGACGGAAGTGGATTTTGCGTTGCGGCTCATCGACCAGATCGTCCACGTCCTTCACGCCGGCGATGGCGGCGATGTCCGCGCGCACGCCTTCGGTCACCTTGGCCAGCTCGTCGTAGTCCCGATCCAGCGGGCCGTAGACTTCGGCCACGAAGGTCGAAAGCACCGGCGGGCCGGGCGGAGTTTCCACGATCTTCACGTTCGCCCCGTGCCTCTGGGCGATGGCTTCGATGTCGGGCCTGATCCGCAGGGCGATCTGGTGCGATTGCTGCTCGCGTCGCTCCTTCGGTAAAAGATTGATGCGAATCTCGCCCGCATGACCGCCGGCGCGCAGATAGTAATGCCGCACCATGCCGTTGAAGTCCATGGGCGAGGCGAGGCCGACATAGCTTTCGTAATCGGTCACTTCGTTGACCGTGGCGAGATAGGCGCCGAGCTCGCGGGCTGTGGCGTCGGTGGCTTCCAGCGTGCTGCCGCGCGGCAGGTCGATCACCAGCTGCAACTCGTTCTTGTTGTCGAAGGGCAGCAGCTTCAGCGGCACCGCGCGGGTGACGGCGAGCATGGCCGATGCCGCGAATGCGATCACCACGCCCCACAGAAACAGCTTGCCCCGGCCTGGATTTCGCAGCAGTCCGCCCAAGGCCCAGTCGTAGAAGCGGTAAATGCCGCTCGTCTTCACATCGAAGGGCCGCTCGTCCCCTTTGCCGTACTCGCTCTTGAGTAGGTAATAGCTGGCCCAGGGCGTGACGGTGAAGGCCACCAGCAGCGACATCAGCATGGCGATGGGCACGTTGAAGGCCATGGGCGCCATGTAGGGGCCCATCATGCCGGTGATGTAGAACAGCGGCAGGAAGGAGACGATGACCGTGAAGGTGGCGAAGATGGTGGGCGGCCGGACTTCGTCTACGGCGGTCAAGGTGGCCTCCAGCGGCGGCTCCTTGCGCAGCTTGAAGTGGCGGTAGATGTTCTCCACGTCGACGATGGGGTCGTCCACCAGCAGGCCCAGCGACAGGATGAGCGCGAACAGGGTGACGCGGTTGATGGTGTAGCCGAATACCAGGTCGAACAGCAGGGTGACGCCCAGGGTCATGGGCACCGCCAGCGCGACGATGAGAGATTCTTTCGGGCCCAGTGCCAGCGCCAGCAACACGATGATGGTCGCGATGGCGATGCCCAGATGCTTCACCAGTTCGTTGACCTTGTGGTTGGCGGTTTCGCCGTAGTCGCGGGTGACTGTGACCGCCACGTCTTCCGGGATCAGTTGGCCGTACAGCCCCTGCACGGTGGCGATGGTTTCTTCCGCCACGGCGACCGCGTTGGCGCCCTTGCGCTTGGCGACGGCGAGGGTGACGGCCTGGCGTTCCTTGCCCGCTTCGATGGGCACGCTGCGCTTTGCCCATCCTACCTCTTCGGCTCCCCTCTCCCTCTGGGAGAGGGGCTGGGGGCGAGGGAGCAGGGTCTTGCTTTCCGCTGCGGCGGGTCCGAAGCCGATGCGGGTATAAGTCTCGGTTTCGGCCGCCGCGTCGCGCACCTCGGCTACGTCACGCAGATACACGGGGCGGCCGCCATGGGTGTGAACGACGGTGTCCGCCACTTCTTCCGGCCGGCTGAAAGACGGTCCCGCGTCCAGTTGCACGATTTGGTTGGAGGTCTCGTAGCGTCCGGCCTGCAGGCTGACGTTGGCGGTTTTCAGGGCGCTCAGCAGTTCGTCCAGGCTCAGGTCGTGGGCGGCCAGCTTGGCAGGGTCCGGATAAACCCGTACACGCCGGGTTTCGCCGCCGACCACGCTGATCTTGCCGGTGTCATGGACGCCGCCCAGCTTGTCCTTCAACTCGTCGGCCAGCCGGCGCAGCGCGGCCGCGTCGTAGACCGGATCGGCCGAGGACAGCGTCAGGGTCACGATGGGGACGTCGTCGATCTCCACCGGCTTGACGGTCCAGCCCGTCACGCCGGGCGGGATGATGTCTTGGTTGGACATCAGCTTGTTCCAGACCTTGACCAGGCTGTCCTCGCGGTCCTCGCCGACGTAGAAGCGCACCGTGACCAGGGCCTCGCCCTCGCGCGTGGCGGAATAGACGTATTCCACCCCGTCCACTTCGCGCAGCCGGCTTTCCAGCGGGGTGGCGGCGAGCTTCTCCACTTCTTCGGCCGAGGCGCCCGGCATGCGGACCAGGACGTCGGCGACCGGCACGATGATTTGCGGTTCTTCCTCGCGCGGCGTGAGCAGCAGCGCCGCCAGGCCGGCCAGCAGCGAGGCGATCAGCAGCAGCAGCGAAAGCTTGGAGGTGACGAAGATGCGGACGATTTCCGCGGTGTATCCGCGTTTGACGGCCTCGGTCATCGTGCGCCTCCCACCAGCACTTCGTCGCCTTCGTTCAAGCCCGACAGGATCTCCACCTGGCCATCATGGGGCTTGCCGGTGCGCACATGGCGCAGCATCGCTTTGCCGTTCGCCCACACGCGGACCGATTCCAACTGGCCTGATCGGTCTACCGCGTTAGCCGGTATCGTCAAGGCTTGATATGCGCCGCAGGCCTGTCTCAGCCAGGCAAAGCTGCCCGGCTGGACTTCCGCGACGCCGTCCAGACCGGTCTTGATGAGCACGGTGTGCGATTGGGGATCGGCGGCGGGGGCGATTTCTTCCACCCGGACTTCGTAGGCTGCGCTGCCCACGCGCGCGGTTAACGACGTGCCGACGCTCAGTCCGCTCGCACAGGATGCCGGAACGGCGACTTCGAGACGCAGGCGCTGGCGGGTCTGCACGGTCAGCACCGGCTTGCCGGGCGCGGCCAGATCGCCGGGTTCCAGCTCGCGCCGTACTACCGTGCCGTCGAAAGGCGCACGGATGACGGCTTCGTCCGCCTGCGCCTGGGCTTCGGCGATGGCCGCGCGGGCCGCGGCGACCTGGGCGCCGGCCGCGCGCGCCTGGGCCTGTGCGGTTTCCTGCTGGCGCGCGGTGGCGGCTTCCTTGCCGTACAGCTCCTGCACGCGGCGGGCATCGGCGTGGGCCCTGGCGGCTTCCGCTTCGGCCGCGACGAGAGTCGAGCGCGCCTGATTCACGCGGGCCTGCGATTCGGCGGCGTCCAGCCTGGCCACGATCTGGCCGGCCTTGATCGTATCACCCGCATTGACCGGAATTTCGAGTATGCGGGCCGGGATTTTGGGCGAGAGTTGGGCGACCGAGCGTGCGCTGACCGTGGCAGGCCAGTCGCGGATTTCCTCGACGGTGCGCAGCGTGGCTTTGACACGGGAGCCCGTGGGCGCCGGTGCTCCCTCGGCGGCTTGCGCATTGCCGGGCGGCGTCTTGCTGCGGAAGCCGCCTTCCATCCAGACCAAAAGAAGGATCAGGCCCGTGACGGCGGCGAGGGATTGTATCGCCAGGTTTTTGTTGTGTTCCGTGCTCATGGTTTTTCTTCAGGTAGGCTGGGGTGAGCTTGCGAGCCCCAACGGTGGGTCATTTCCAATAGCCGACCGCTTTCTGCAGATTCGCCTTGGCGACCTGGATGTCGTAGCGGGCGGTGACGGCACGGGTTTCGCTGCGGGCGCGGTCGGCTTCGGCTTCCAGGAAACGGGTGACCGTAGCTGCTCCGGCCCGGTATTCCTCGTTGACCAGTCGCAGGGCCTCGGCGGCGGCCTGGGCGGCATTTTCCGCGACTTCACGCCGGGCCTCGGCTTCCTGAAAATTGGCGCGCGCCTGCTGGATTTCGTCTTCGATCGCCAGCCGCGCCTTCTCCTGCGCGGCCCGGGCTTCGGCCAGCTTGCGTTCAGAGCCGGAAATGCGGGCGCTGACCGCGCCGCCGGAGAAGAGATCCACCTCGGCATTCACGCCCAAGGTCAGGTTGTCGTGCCGGAAATCGAATTCGGGTGAACGTTCGTTCAAGCCGTAGGCAGCGTAGGCATTGATGCGCGGCAGATGACCGCCTTTTTCGGCGCGCACCTCCTTTTCGCGCATCTCCACCACGCGGGAGGCGGCTTGCATCTCCGGTCGCCGGGCCAGGCCTTCGGCGATCAATTCGGCGAGTTCGTCCTTGATTTCGGAAGGCGCGGGCGTAGCGTTTTCCCGAACCGCCAGACGGTCGGCAGCCCCCAGACCCACCAGCCGCTTGAGGGCGGAGCGGGTGAGTTCCACGGCATTTTCGGCGTGCAATTCCGCCTCCCTGGCTTCGCTCCGGCGGACTTCCAGCGAAAGCACGTCCGCC includes:
- a CDS encoding two-component system response regulator, translating into MDVNRKITILIVDDAPENLDVLSELLRPYYRVLAATSGKGCLNVARSQPKPDLILLDVMMPDMDGYSVLFRLRENPATRDIPVIFLTALADTEDEERGLEIGAADYIGKPIKPALVLARVRTQLEAKQARDWLKDQNAALEAEIVRRMAENDVVQLVSIRALARLAEIRDPETGNHILRTQGYVQRLATRLREHPRFAATLNDRYIDLLTRSAPLHDIGKVGIPDHILLKPGPLTPAEWEIMKTHAQLGADAIEQAERDIEMNLEFLTVAKEITRWHHEKWDGSGYPDGLAGNAIPVSARIMALADVFDALISQRVYKPALSPQQAREIVANGRGRHFDPDMVDAFLADFGAYCEIADRHRDPEPGVPA
- a CDS encoding helicase HerA-like domain-containing protein; amino-acid sequence: MAEPLTIALSGDKTLALLPALANRHGCITGATGTGKTVTLQVLAERFSAIGVPVFLADVKGDLTGISQAGSLTPKLKERLAQLGMDEPVWKACPVTLWDVWGEQGHPVRATISDLGPLLLSRLLNLNETQEGVLSLAFKIADDNGLLLLDLKDLRAVLQFLGDNAARFKTEYGNISAASVGAIQRGLLQIEEQGGDRFFGEPMLNIEDLMQTDGQGRGVVNILAADQLMNNPRLYASFLLWLLAELFENLPEVGDRDKPKLVFFFDEAHLLFNEAPGALLEKVEQVVRLIRSKGVGIYFVTQNPLDIPEKILGQLGNRIQHALRAFTPRDQKAVKSVAETMRANPALDAEKAIMELGVGEALVSLLDEKGVPGITERAYIRPPASQVGPITPEDRKALIASSLVAGVYEQIVDRESAFEKLKARVEAAEPAAYEHPNPPQAPVGGGGLLEGLGDVLLGSTGPRGGRREGVVDSLLKTAARTAAREITRGLFGSLLGGRRR
- a CDS encoding efflux RND transporter permease subunit; protein product: MTEAVKRGYTAEIVRIFVTSKLSLLLLIASLLAGLAALLLTPREEEPQIIVPVADVLVRMPGASAEEVEKLAATPLESRLREVDGVEYVYSATREGEALVTVRFYVGEDREDSLVKVWNKLMSNQDIIPPGVTGWTVKPVEIDDVPIVTLTLSSADPVYDAAALRRLADELKDKLGGVHDTGKISVVGGETRRVRVYPDPAKLAAHDLSLDELLSALKTANVSLQAGRYETSNQIVQLDAGPSFSRPEEVADTVVHTHGGRPVYLRDVAEVRDAAAETETYTRIGFGPAAAESKTLLPRPQPLSQRERGAEEVGWAKRSVPIEAGKERQAVTLAVAKRKGANAVAVAEETIATVQGLYGQLIPEDVAVTVTRDYGETANHKVNELVKHLGIAIATIIVLLALALGPKESLIVALAVPMTLGVTLLFDLVFGYTINRVTLFALILSLGLLVDDPIVDVENIYRHFKLRKEPPLEATLTAVDEVRPPTIFATFTVIVSFLPLFYITGMMGPYMAPMAFNVPIAMLMSLLVAFTVTPWASYYLLKSEYGKGDERPFDVKTSGIYRFYDWALGGLLRNPGRGKLFLWGVVIAFAASAMLAVTRAVPLKLLPFDNKNELQLVIDLPRGSTLEATDATARELGAYLATVNEVTDYESYVGLASPMDFNGMVRHYYLRAGGHAGEIRINLLPKERREQQSHQIALRIRPDIEAIAQRHGANVKIVETPPGPPVLSTFVAEVYGPLDRDYDELAKVTEGVRADIAAIAGVKDVDDLVDEPQRKIHFRLNRTKAALLGVSVNHVAETLQLALSGGTAGTVHIPSERQPLEITVRLTRADRSSMAGLLALRVKGADGSLIPLSELGEIAEEQVDRTIYHKNLKRLNYVTAEMVGRSPVEAVFDWWDIEEAKPLPEGYSVDLAGEGEWKITVDVFRDLGLAFGAALLMIYVLLVAQTGSLGMPLIIMVAIPLTIIGIMPGFWLLNLFTSPVSGYDNPILFTATGMIGMIALAGIVVRNSIILIDFIERLREQGMELIEALIEAGATRLRPIFLTAGAAMFGSFVITLDPIFSGLAWSFIFGIFASTAFSLLVVPLVYYLINRPKPR
- a CDS encoding efflux RND transporter periplasmic adaptor subunit, with protein sequence MSTEHNKNLAIQSLAAVTGLILLLVWMEGGFRSKTPPGNAQAAEGAPAPTGSRVKATLRTVEEIRDWPATVSARSVAQLSPKIPARILEIPVNAGDTIKAGQIVARLDAAESQARVNQARSTLVAAEAEAARAHADARRVQELYGKEAATARQQETAQAQARAAGAQVAAARAAIAEAQAQADEAVIRAPFDGTVVRRELEPGDLAAPGKPVLTVQTRQRLRLEVAVPASCASGLSVGTSLTARVGSAAYEVRVEEIAPAADPQSHTVLIKTGLDGVAEVQPGSFAWLRQACGAYQALTIPANAVDRSGQLESVRVWANGKAMLRHVRTGKPHDGQVEILSGLNEGDEVLVGGAR
- a CDS encoding TolC family protein, whose amino-acid sequence is MKRVLALFFLLAAGLAHGAAPSPAAPETLDLPQLLDLAYAQNPDMQAAAERIGQSQAQVAEALAAFYPKLTGRLGYSYSNDPAMAFSAIVSQRRFNNGHFENINNPGFVENFRPELVGTLSLFRGGQDYYRKKAAELGVEAAELQRAALRNDLAAAVTAAYYAALAAPQHVEVARRSLAAVENELGHARHEYQAGARLKADVLSLEVRRSEAREAELHAENAVELTRSALKRLVGLGAADRLAVRENATPAPSEIKDELAELIAEGLARRPEMQAASRVVEMREKEVRAEKGGHLPRINAYAAYGLNERSPEFDFRHDNLTLGVNAEVDLFSGGAVSARISGSERKLAEARAAQEKARLAIEDEIQQARANFQEAEARREVAENAAQAAAEALRLVNEEYRAGAATVTRFLEAEADRARSETRAVTARYDIQVAKANLQKAVGYWK